A single region of the Populus nigra chromosome 2, ddPopNigr1.1, whole genome shotgun sequence genome encodes:
- the LOC133681962 gene encoding uncharacterized protein LOC133681962 — MRCNKHPCDLSCSVGVCASCLRERLSALIAAQVQIQQQQQIAQLAKAHHNPRAAAVIDESRKSDSNSQHHQQQQQPPPLIFPLSVSPYVSRRKSDDHSSWYAHNQHHNLRFYSTPQVGPTYTTTTTAAYKKRNKKFSLFSSLFRSRSDKFSTHSTSYRDSIEASSSSSPSWLSTIFSGRRRKQPTQLSMGYSGSVSGKPRQRLDRGMSPARGSDSEEDCENCDRSPSGSGFSPESSPGWKKTPVSQASMRRGKAGHTRNVSGLTFCLSPLVRASPNRNWSQKGGLPPELGLSGEARAPVKPHLSTAASFCANRSRKLADFGRVNHNR; from the coding sequence ATGAGGTGCAATAAACACCCGTGCGACCTCAGCTGCAGCGTGGGCGTATGCGCTTCTTGTCTCCGAGAACGCTTGTCTGCATTAATCGCCGCCCAGGTTCAaatacagcagcagcagcagatagCACAATTAGCAAAGGCACATCAtaacccacgcgccgccgcaGTAATAGACGAAAGCCGTAAATCAGATTCTAATTCTcaacatcatcaacaacaacaacaacctcCTCCTCTGATATTTCCCCTCTCTGTTTCTCCTTACGTTTCTCGCCGTAAATCTGACGACCACTCCTCCTGGTACGCCCACAACCAACACCACAACCTCCGTTTCTACAGCACTCCTCAGGTGGGCCCTACCTACACCACCACAACAACCGCAGCGTATAAGAAGCGAAACAAAAAGTTCTCGCTTTTCTCCAGTCTATTCAGGTCCAGATCCGACAAGTTCAGTACACACTCTACTAGCTATCGTGATTCCATAGAGGCATCATCGTCTTCTTCCCCTTCTTGGTTATCAACAATCTTCTCCGGTCGTCGGAGAAAGCAACCAACGCAATTATCCATGGGATACTCCGGCTCGGTTAGTGGAAAGCCTCGACAGAGGTTAGATCGAGGAATGTCGCCAGCGAGAGGCTCGGATTCTGAAGAGGATTGTGAGAATTGCGATCGGTCACCTTCAGGGAGCGGCTTCTCGCCGGAGTCTTCGCCAGGGTGGAAGAAGACACCAGTCTCTCAGGCTTCCATGCGGCGAGGGAAGGCGGGACACACTAGGAACGTGTCTGGATTGACGTTTTGCTTGAGTCCTCTTGTGAGGGCGAGTCCTAACCGGAATTGGAGCCAGAAGGGAGGATTGCCGCCTGAATTGGGACTTTCTGGTGAGGCTAGGGCACCGGTAAAGCCGCATCTGTCTACTGCGGCCTCGTTTTGCGCGAACCGGTCGAGGAAGCTTGCCGATTTTGGAAGAGTCAATCACAACCGTTAA
- the LOC133682533 gene encoding protein TRIGALACTOSYLDIACYLGLYCEROL 4, chloroplastic, translated as MANLRTAVDSQFWDQPISSSQTLEGCAYSIPGDPFPLEVTRASKALRVQQLSVLGNGFPLGTIPSFSPTSTKDLGSFSLQSLFLKLATSNSWLGLIGQFRPKKLISSIKGEFTNADEFEWPAFKDVAKHVFDKSIYSLGLFSQISLSSSSVLLSTERHGDKRRPRYKMMLWHELPDHDITLEAAWPGLFLDQKGKYWDVPESISLDMSSLPSESGFQYRFGVHKNGGHPQPVNTLNGEVPCALMPGLCTKAAFSYEKRKDFWRQKDKIDDTAVKTDKGKVWHPSFDMRLREPHAAISGIIGGTSAAWFGGSESSPSTESDVDRDTSIGTKKRSPLNANLFGSVCYTFQHGRFTKLYGDLTRVDARLDICSASAVAKRVFNIFRRSSFSNADNPLSSPKLSLILQQQVAGPIMVRVDSKFSLGSSSGKQGPHVEDLICSLSYSLRLLRSGKVVAWYSPKRKEGMVELRMFEF; from the exons ATGGCTAACTTGAGGACGGCTGTGGACTCACAATTCTGGGACCAACCCATTTCTTCCTCACAAACCCTAGAAGGTTGTGCTTACTCCATTCCTGGAGACCCATTTCCTCTTGAAGTCACCAGAGCCAGCAAAGCCCTTAGAGTACAACAACTCTCTGTTTTAGGAAATGGCTTCCCTCTTGGCACCATTCCCTCTTTCTCTCCTACTTCGACCAAGGACCTTGGCTCTTTTTCTCTCCAGTCTCTCTTCCTCAAACTCGCCACCTCTAACAG TTGGCTAGGATTAATTGGCCAATTTAGACCAAAGAAGCTGATTTCTTCCATTAAAGGAGAATTTACTAATGCTGATGAATTTGAATGGCCTGCATTTAAAGATGTAGCTAAGCATGTTTTTGACAAGTCGATTTATTCCCTTGGTTTATTCTCACAAATCTCCTTGTCTTCATCTTCTGTGTTGCTAAGCACAGAAAGGCATGGTGACAAGAGGAGACCACGCTACAAGATGATGCTCTGGCATGAG CTTCCTGATCATGATATAACTTTGGAGGCTGCGTGGCCTGGGCTATTTCTTGACCAAAAAGGGAAATACTGGGATGTTCCTGAGTCAATATCCTTAGATATGTCCTCCCTTCCCTCTGAATCTGGGTTCCAATACCGCTTTGGTGTGCACAAAAACGGTGGTCATCCCCAGCCTGTTAACACCTTAAATGGTGAGGTACCCTGTGCTTTGATGCCTGGATTATGTACGAAGGCTGCCTTTTCTTATGAAAAGAGAAAGGATTTTTGGAGGCAAAAAGACAAAATTGATGATACTGCAGTGAAGACAGATAAGGGCAAGGTTTGGCACCCGTCATTTGATATGCGCCTTAGGGAACCTCATGCAGCAATATCTGGGATTATTG GTGGCACCTCTGCGGCCTGGTTTGGGGGCAGTGAAAGCTCCCCATCTACAGAATCAGATGTTGATAGGGACACTTCAATTGGTACAAAGAAGAGAAGTCCATTAAATGCCAATCTGTTTGGCTCAGTTTGCTATACTTTTCAGCACGGGAGGTTCACTAAGCTATATGGTGATCTAACTAGGGTAGATGCTCGCCTGGATATCTGTTCAGCTTCTGCTGTTGCTAAAAGggttttcaatattttcagaCGTTCTTCCTTTAGTAATGCAGACAATCCACTGTCTTCTCCCAAGCTTAGTCTGATCCTCCAACAacag GTTGCAGGTCCAATTATGGTTCGGGTTGATTCAAAGTTTTCACTTGGTTCTTCCTCTGGGAAACAAGGCCCACATGTCGAGGATCTCATATGCAGCTTGAGTTACTCATTGAGGCTTTTACGCTCTGGGAAGGTTGTTGCTTGGTAttctccaaaaagaaaagaggggatGGTTGAGTTGCGCATGTTTGAGTTTTAA
- the LOC133682823 gene encoding acyl carrier protein 1, mitochondrial-like: MALRAAVLRHVRVAVQTRGLKSNPWAPSGSIRLMSSHDDHLTKEEVAERVLSVIKSFPKVDPSRVTPEVHFQKDLGLDSLDNVEIVMALEEEFKLEIPDKEADRIDSCNLAIEYIHNHPLAS, encoded by the exons ATGGCACTGAGAGCAGCCGTGTTACGCCACGTCCGGGTGGCGGTGCAAACCCGGGGACTCAAATCAAATCCGTGGGCTCCGTCCGGTTCGATCCGGTTAATGTCGTCACATGATGACCATCTAACCAAGGAAGAGGTGGCCGAAAGAGTCCTCTCTGTTATCAAGAGCTTCCCTAAAGTCGATCCCTCCAGG GTGACTCCGGAAGTACATTTCCAGAAAGATCTGGGATTGGATAGCTTGGACAACGTGGAGATTGTAATGGCTCTAGAGGAGGAGTTCAAGCTTGAAATTCCGGACAAGGAAGCTGATAGGATTGACTCTTGTAACCTTGCCATTGAATACATTCATAACCATCCACTGGCCAGTTGA
- the LOC133682534 gene encoding uncharacterized protein LOC133682534, translating to MMVAKKHYCCCEWKWIVLCQLFLATVVCSSHHGNPANDLVDIINKNRTSQKLPQLNDNPGLGCMALQYVELCKENCTSNGVVNCKPPEDDFTEVFGPNCGVELPTFGTVTGHIVGCQPKYLEPSPAFSHVLVKDSKALSIIRNKSHTEVGVGLVGAHKGSFFWCILFSDGKTNSTFILEDNGEGIKQKKGCFSGSTFPCSSGQRIPVFLSNVLALFLLHTSLLQHWYPTW from the exons ATGATGGTGGCGAAGAAGCATTATTGTTGCTGTGAATGGAAGTGGATTGTACTTTGCCAGCTATTCCTAGCCACTGTTGTTTGCTCCAGCCACCATG GGAACCCTGCGAATGATCTTGTTGATATCATCAATAAGAACCGAACATCCCAGAAACTCCCACAGCTGAATGACAATCCTGGTCTTGGCTGCATGGCTCTGCAATATGTTGAATTATGCAAGGAAAACTGCACTAGCAATGGTGTTGTGAATTGCAAGCCACCTGAAGATGACTTTACTGAGGTTTTCGGTCCAAATTGTGGCGTAGAGTTGCCCACATTTGGCACCGTAACTGGCCATATTGTAGGTTGTCAACCCAAGTACCTTGAGCCATCACCAGCCTTTTCCCATGTTCTGGTTAAGGACAGTAAAGCTTTATccataataagaaataaatcgCATACAGAAGTGGGAGTAGGCTTGGTTGGGGCTCATAAAGGTTCCTTCTTTTggtgtattttatttagtgatGGCAAGACAAATTCCACTTTTATTCTTGAAGATAACGGCGAAGGGATCAAGCAAAAGAAGGGGTGCTTTAGTGGAAGCACTTTTCCATGCAGCAGTGGACAGAGGATCCCTGTGTTTCTTAGCAACGTTTTGGCCTTATTTCTTCTACATACTAGTCTGCTACAACACTGGTATCCAACTTGGTaa
- the LOC133682535 gene encoding 10 kDa chaperonin 1, chloroplastic-like, with protein MASTFVTVPTTRPFLSVNKTNALSLSQLKLAGLKRNSLRINAISKKWEPTKVVPQADRVLIRLEDLPEKSSGGVLLPKSAVKFERYLMGEVLSVGAEVGEVEAGKKVLFSDINAYEIDLGTDAKHCFCKAGDLLAVVE; from the exons ATGGCGTCTACATTTGTTACTGTACCAACAACAAGACCCTTCCTGTCGGTAAACAAAACCAacgcgctctctctctctcagctcAAACTCGCAG GACTGAAGAGGAATTCTTTGAGGATTAATGCGATTTCCAAGAAATGGGAACCCActaag GTTGTTCCACAAGCTGATAGAGTTCTTATCCGTCTCGAGGACCTTCCTGAG AAATCGTCCGGCGGAGTTTTGTTGCCCAAATCAGCTGTTAAATTTGAGCGGTATCTAATGGGGGAG GTTTTGTCTGTTGGTGCTGAGGTTGGGGAAGTGGAGGCAGGAAAGAAG GTTCTTTTCTCGGACATCAATGCTTATGAG ATTGATTTGGGAACAGATGCTAAGCATTGCTTTTGCAAAGCTGGTGATTTGTTGGCCGTCGTGGAGTGA
- the LOC133683030 gene encoding LOW QUALITY PROTEIN: endoglucanase 13-like (The sequence of the model RefSeq protein was modified relative to this genomic sequence to represent the inferred CDS: deleted 2 bases in 1 codon): NGAVSVLDYGAALTKSLLYYEAQRSGKLPPNQRVQWRGDSGLKVGSDAQIDLGGGYYDAGDNVKFGFPMAFTVTMLAWSSVEFQSQLEAKNELSNALDTIKWGTDYFFKAHPQPDVLYDEVGDGDSDHSCWERAEEMTTPRTTFKIDDHHPGADLAAETAAALAAASIAFKPSNPTYATELINHAKQLFEFARNHPGQYQNSIPVAGKFYSSSGYEADYKLGSNPNNMRYMWLDSDQTTPAATPTVPAAAAPARKQEDHPQILTKETKVKSKQKAGLGTYRHRQSFLMCDHPEFSEFF, translated from the exons AATGGAGCTGTTTCAGTACTTGATTATGGAGCAGCACTTACTAAATCTTTGTTGTATTATGAAGCTCAACGCTCTGGAAAACTGCCTCCTAACCAGAGAGTGCAATGGCGTGGAGATTCTGGGCTTAAAGTTGGCAGCGATGCTCAA ATCGATCTAGGAGGAGGATACTATGATGCAGGAGATAATGTAAAGTTCGGATTTCCAATGGCATTTACTGTGACGATGCTTGCATGGAGCTCTGTCGAATTCCAATCCCAGCTAGAGGCCAAAAATGAACTCTCAAATGCCCTGGACACCATCAAATGGGGCACAGATTACTTCTTCAAAGCCCACCCTCAGCCAGACGTCCTTTATGATGAAGTAGGTGATGGTGATTCCGATCATTCTTGTTGGGAGAGAGCGGAGGAAATGACCACTCCGAGGACTACTTTTAAGATTGATGATCACCACCCTGGTGCTGATCTTGCAGCTGAGACTGCTGCTGCCTTGGCTGCTGCATCT ATTGCTTTCAAACCTTCTAACCCTACATATGCAACTGAATTAATAAATCATGCAAAACAG CTTTTTGAGTTTGCTCGTAATCACCCTGGTCAATACCAAAACAGCATCCCTGTGGCTGGAAAATTCTACTCCAGCAGTGGATATGAG GCTGATTACAAATTAGGATCAAATCCAAATAATATGAGATATATGTGGTTGGATTCCGATCAAACTACACCAGCAGCTACTCCTACAgttccagcagcagcagcaccagcTCGGAAACAAGAAGACCACCCgcaaattttaacaaaagaaacaaaagttaaaagCAAGCAAAAAGCGGGGCTGGGAACATATCGCCATAGACAATCTTTTCTGATGTGCGATCATCCAGAGTTTTctgaattcttttaa
- the LOC133682822 gene encoding putative invertase inhibitor: MPTFSYCLLLLFLPLLFCTFHANIAQNLIPETCKKCAANDPNLSYNFCVSSLQASNRSQCDNLRGLGMMSIKLIKYNVTDTRHYVKNLLKNKKMDPFIRACLNDCLDLYSDAIPTLKQAMMDYKSKHYKDANIEVSSVIDAATTCEDGFEEKEGAVSPLTKRNNDTFQLSAIALALINML, from the coding sequence ATGCCCACCTTCTCTTActgtctcctcctcctcttcctccctCTACTCTTCTGTACTTTCCATGCCAATATTGCTCAGAATCTCATCCCTGAAACTTGCAAGAAATGTGCAGCAAATGATCCGAACCTTAGCTACAACTTCTGTGTATCTTCTCTTCAAGCATCCAATCGTAGCCAGTGTGATAACCTTCGTGGGCTTGGCATGATGTCCATCAAGTTAATCAAATACAACGTGACCGACACAAGGCACTACGTGAAGAATCtcttgaagaacaaaaaaatggaCCCCTTCATTAGGGCATGCTTAAATGATTGCCTTGATCTTTATTCTGACGCCATCCCTACCCTCAAGCAGGCCATGATGGATTACAAGTCTAAGCACTATAAGGATGCCAATATCGAAGTAAGTTCAGTCATCGATGCCGCCACAACCTGTGAAGATGGATTCGAGGAGAAAGAAGGTGCAGTTTCAccattaacaaaaagaaataatgataCTTTTCAGTTGTCCGCTATAGCGCTTGCGCTCATCAACATGCTCTAA
- the LOC133682874 gene encoding probable purine permease 11, translated as MEVTDNEEPILNKVENTVALQSLLFKLQRWQWWLLVAINIFFLVAGQSAAVLLGRFYYDQGGNSKWIATVIQTAGFPILFIPLFLLPSDKEPLASYTSSPSVRTLASIYLVLGVIIAGDNYLYSLGLSYLSASTYSLICASQLAFNAVFSYFINCQKFTALILNSVIILSFSSALIAVNDDSGGPSGVSKWKYFLGFLATLGASAVYSLLLSLMQLSFQKVIKKETFSVVLEMQIFTSLVATCVSVVCLFASGEWKTLHGEMQSFGKGSVSYVLTLVWTAITWQVCSVGVVGLIFVVSSLFSNVISTVALAVSPIAAVIVFHDKMNGVKIIAMLLAVWGFASYTYQNYLDDSKLRKAQSNVTETHNNSVC; from the exons ATGGAAG TTACAGATAATGAAGAGCCAATCTTGAACAAGGTTGAAAATACCGTAGCCCTACAATCGCTGTTATTCAAACTCCAGCGCTGGCAATGGTGGCTCCTGGTGGCAATCAACATTTTCTTCCTCGTCGCAGGACAGTCTGCTGCTGTTCTATTGGGTAGATTTTATTATGATCAGGGTGGAAATAGTAAATGGATTGCAACTGTTATTCAGACTGCTGGTTTTCCAATTCTTTTCATTCCACTCTTCCTGCTTCCTTCAGATAAGGAACCTTTAGCCTCTTATACTTCGTCTCCTTCAGTTAGAACACTTGCCTCGATATACTTGGTTCTCGGGGTGATTATAGCTGGTGATAACTATTTGTATTCCTTGGGGCTGTCGTATCTATCTGCTTCAACCTATTCACTAATCTGTGCGTCCCAGTTAGCATTTAATGCCGTGTTCTCATACTTCATCAATTGTCAGAAGTTCACAGCTTTAATTCTCAATTCTGTGattattctctctttttcatCTGCTCTAATTGCTGTCAATGACGATTCGGGAGGACCGTCAGGAGTCTCTAAGTGGAAGTACTTCCTTGGCTTCCTTGCCACTCTTGGTGCTTCCGCAGTTTACTCTCTTTTGCTTTCGCTCATGCAGCTTTCGTTTCAGAAGGTCATAAAAAAGGAAACATTTTCTGTGGTTTTAGAAATGCAGATTTTCACATCTCTTGTTGCCACCTGTGTTTCTGTGGTGTGTCTTTTTGCGAGTGGGGAATGGAAGACTTTGCATGGAGAAATGCAGAGTTTTGGTAAGGGAAGTGTTTCGTATGTGTTGACTCTAGTCTGGACTGCAATTACTTGGCAGGTTTGTTCTGTTGGTGTTGTGGGCTTGATTTTTGTGGTATCTTCACTCTTCTCCAATGTGATCAGTACTGTTGCGTTGGCTGTATCTCCTATTGCTGCAGTTATAGTTTTCCATGACAAGATGAATGGTGTGAAGATAATTGCTATGCTTCTGGCTGTTTGGGGTTTTGCCTCTTATACTTATCAGAATTATCTTGATGATTCTAAGTTGAGGAAGGCACAAAGTAATGTTACCGAAACCCATAACAATTCTGTGTGTTGA